Proteins co-encoded in one Gadus morhua chromosome 6, gadMor3.0, whole genome shotgun sequence genomic window:
- the LOC115544946 gene encoding uncharacterized protein LOC115544946 isoform X1, which yields MDHQLRIQHNPIHYAVLLLLAVQWGRVLPMPILDQSVCNGALRLTETLQHEASQLLDNYVLIHQFQADSIPEDVPDAKVNGNSPAEKLYSIAVQEMLFYQHLNVVEAYSMDLWANPDPSLQDAFKTAKLRLSKHYQKMGELLNAVDPNFNSPTTPAPPKLSIEGGYANKHYGWGVLSNLKVLLNNVEQELKSVCGEELQNL from the exons ATGGACCATCAACTCAGAATCCAACACAATCCAATCCATTATG CAGTACTGCTTCTCCTGGCGGTCCAGTGGGGGCGTGTCCTCCCGATGCCCATTCTGGACCAGAGTGTGTGTAACGGCGCTTTACGTCTGACAGAGACCCTCCAGCACGAAGCCAGTCAGTTGCTGGACAACTAT GTGCTCATCCATCAGTTTCAGGCTGATTCCATCCCAGAAGACGTTCCTGATGCCAAGGTGAATGGTAACAGCCCCGCTGAGAAACTGTACAGCATCGCTGTGCAGGAAATGCTGTTCTACCAGCACCTCAATGTCGTAGAGGCATACAGCATGGACTTATGGGCCAACCCAGACCCCAGCCTACAGGACGCCTTCAAAACGGCAAAACTTCGATTGTCAAAACATTATCAGAAGATGGGGGAGCTTCTGAATGCAGTTGACCCCAACTTTAATTCTCCAACCACGCCGGCTCCCCCGAAGCTCAGCATCGAGGGCGGCTATGCCAATAAACATTATGGCTGGGGGGTTTTATCAAACCTAAAGGTCCTGTTAAACAATGTGGAGCAAGAGCTCAAAAGTGTTTGTGGGGAAGAGTTACAAAACCTATAA
- the LOC115544946 gene encoding uncharacterized protein LOC115544946 isoform X2 has translation MDHQLRIQHNPIHYVLLLLAVQWGRVLPMPILDQSVCNGALRLTETLQHEASQLLDNYVLIHQFQADSIPEDVPDAKVNGNSPAEKLYSIAVQEMLFYQHLNVVEAYSMDLWANPDPSLQDAFKTAKLRLSKHYQKMGELLNAVDPNFNSPTTPAPPKLSIEGGYANKHYGWGVLSNLKVLLNNVEQELKSVCGEELQNL, from the exons ATGGACCATCAACTCAGAATCCAACACAATCCAATCCATTATG TACTGCTTCTCCTGGCGGTCCAGTGGGGGCGTGTCCTCCCGATGCCCATTCTGGACCAGAGTGTGTGTAACGGCGCTTTACGTCTGACAGAGACCCTCCAGCACGAAGCCAGTCAGTTGCTGGACAACTAT GTGCTCATCCATCAGTTTCAGGCTGATTCCATCCCAGAAGACGTTCCTGATGCCAAGGTGAATGGTAACAGCCCCGCTGAGAAACTGTACAGCATCGCTGTGCAGGAAATGCTGTTCTACCAGCACCTCAATGTCGTAGAGGCATACAGCATGGACTTATGGGCCAACCCAGACCCCAGCCTACAGGACGCCTTCAAAACGGCAAAACTTCGATTGTCAAAACATTATCAGAAGATGGGGGAGCTTCTGAATGCAGTTGACCCCAACTTTAATTCTCCAACCACGCCGGCTCCCCCGAAGCTCAGCATCGAGGGCGGCTATGCCAATAAACATTATGGCTGGGGGGTTTTATCAAACCTAAAGGTCCTGTTAAACAATGTGGAGCAAGAGCTCAAAAGTGTTTGTGGGGAAGAGTTACAAAACCTATAA